TTACTACTGAAAAATTCTGTTCATTTACTCTTCTACTTTGATGTAAAGTTCATTCCGTGGCCCGTGTCATTTTCGATTTCGTTAAGGACAGGGAAAGACATTGGAACCTGTCTCTTTCTTCCTTGTGTAATTACACAAGAAATGGCTCTGACACTTCCTTCACAGCCAAATGTCAAGACCAAGCTGCTCTGCTGCAAGTGATATGTCTAAGAGGATAAAGCTATGCATGCGATGATCGCAATAAATAGAAGGCAAGCAGAAACATGCACCAATAGTTTACAGAAAATGTGTCCTGACAGGTCAGGGGAGCCTAACACGTTAACCAGCTTCCAAAAGTCTCTCTTTCTCtatgaatataaatgaaattaagGTGTTGGAGGATCTGCAGTATTCAGCTGATGATTTTGGCCCAAGTTACAATCACTGATCCCATGGGCTGATTCCCATTTTATAGTGTAGCATTCGTGGGTATGTTCCTTAGGGGGACAGCTTGGCATGAACTACCCGATAACAATGATTCACTTAATTTCTAAGGGAAACTCGTCGGACCCTACCTCCCTTTTGAGTGTCTTTTTGAAAAGCTCCAGTAATGTTCATATTGGACTTGATTCCCTTATCTTCTCAGGACCGCTCGGCTATTGATGAACAAGCCACcaagtgtggctggtctatggTGCTTATAAACCACCCCTCCAGGGATACATGCTTTCCCTATGTATGCCTTGTGTCCATGCTGGCAAAAGTGTATTTCATTTATAGCCCATTATATCCACGCAGCTCCTAATTTGTTTAACATCAAAGGCAGAGGATCCAGATCAGTAAATCTTCACTGGTTTTAGCCTGGCTATAAaagctattaatattattgaatAACGACAATTTTGGTGCATGACTCACCAAGTAGGAATGCTCCATTTTGGTATTTGGAAGACTTGCCAAGTTAGATGTTTAGTGTACGTTAGACAATATGTTGTAACTTTCCTCCCACACAATTAACAGACAGGCACGCGTTTCCCCCCAGACAGCTAAAGTGTAGTTTAATTCATTTGATGGGAAAACTGTTGCATAGAACTTTTCCCATCAAACCGTGAAGTGACTCACTCTTTTGCaatggtccttcataatgatcGAGAGATTGCCTGTGTGATTAACCAAAGCAAATATATTTGTAGGGTTATGCAGGAAGTATTGCAGCAGCAGGCGGCTCACAAAACCAGTGTCCAattattatttaaccctttcacagtTGCTTTAGTGTTTTCTAGTGTCCCTTGCCAAATATGTATCGCCAGATGTTACcaattatttaacattaaacaGACAGAGTGGAGTTGTTCGTGCCTTTCTTTTCCTAACATGCTTGTTTTGAAAATTCTAAATCTCAGGCGCGATTTCAGCTTCATCTGGGAATCCGTAGTTGAAGTTGATaacctttttattgggccacTATAGCAAAGATGTAAAGCTACACAAGCTTTTTAGAACCTCAGTGGTCTTTTCCATTACTCGTGTGTGTGGTTGGTCATGGTAATGTGTGTCTAGGATTTATACACTGCTTTGGGTAGCTTTTGTTTAGGATTTTCGTCACAAACTTATGTAAGAATGGTGGATGTTGAGTCCAGGGCTCACTGCTGCTCTTCATGTTGAAATCGTTCTGTATGTGGACAGTATAAGCACTTGATTACCACTTTTCTTATTTCTCTAAGGGCAGAACAAGACCGGATAAAACTTTTTCCTAAAAGTCATGTACCCGCTTGCTGTGAAagttagttgtttttttttttttttgttctaggaaattaataaaaataacattagatTTTAGTATCACTGGCTGCTTTACTCCTGTGTATCTGCAGGGGATGTATCGGCCTATAAATTGCTGAGAAACATTGCATCTCGGGGGAAATATTGGCACTTTTCCTACAGTTGTGAAATAGCCATGATcagaaagtaaaataattttgaataATTGTTTCTTGGCCTAATCTCATACGTTTTTACGGTTATGCCTTTTATTCCTAAACCCATGAGCTATTCTGTGTACCAAAACTGACGTCACAGATAATCAGGAATGCTTTGATTTGGCAATCAAGCCAACAAGGAGAACATTTTGGTCTGTAAGTTAACTCGGGTTACAGCACCGTCTATCCCTAACCTCACCACCCCTCAACTCACACGCACATTCtgactttgaataaagagagaaaaaaaatattttctcttttccatAAAGCATCATTCtagatgttttcatgtttgctgAATTTTGCTGTTTTAACTCATGGCTGCCAGACGATTGTTAGATGTGACGTTCCAATGTTCTTGACCTAGTACCTAAAAGGTTTGGTTCACAGCAGTGGGATTGCTGAAAAAGCCTAGTAGTTTAAGGGTTAACTGTTTGTAATGTTAATCAATTATAATTGTGTTTGCTAACAATGCATTGTGTCTTGTTTTCTGCAGCAATTAGATGCCTGTGTTCCAACTGCATCAAAACAAACTACACGTGTGAGACAGATGGGGCCTGCATGGTCTCCACCACCAACATTAATGGAGAGAAGCATCACATGCGAGGATGCATTTCTTTAGCAGACCTCGTCCCTGCCGGAAAACCTTTTTATTGTCTTAGTTCAGAAGATATCCGAAACACCCACTGCTGCCACACAGATTTTTGCAACAACATTGATGTTGTGGTGCCAAGTGGTAAGTAACCACTAAATATTGATCAAAATTATAATGCacatctgttatatatatataaaataacttgtATTATTAGGGGGTGCCATATAAGTGGGACAGCCCCTGAGCAATaggggtagaggttaatacagtgagggaattaaaacacAAATGGGATAGGCAGTACCGTGCTATGTGTTGGGGATATAGATGGGATTCCTGAGTAAATAGGGAGTAAATATGCCTCAAACTTTAAGGGGTAGGCAGTGttcagcagggtcacataacatctCCCTGCGTGACCTTGCAGTAGTAGTGTGGCAGCTCACACTGGCTGAGGCTTCACATGGTgtgggtgtctgggtatgtttgtctGTGGGTTTGTCTGGGGTCTGAATAGGTGAACTGGATCTATTAAGTGACTTTCATGTGTACTAATGGCTAAGGGATGTAAATTAATAACGCTATTGATCTGTGAAAGATTCACATATAAACACCCCTTCTacctttttaatacaaattgAAGTGTGTACAATGGAATATTTGGAATTAATGTTGTCTCTTAAATATGTTCTTCTGTATTAAAAATCTTAGTGAGGTATATGAAAGTTGCCCGTAGGGGGCGATGAATCtcctggaaaagaaaaatgccaGTTTTGTGGTTATTGTAAGTTCTGTGTATTGCTCGCAAttaatgtgttctgtttgttaaTAGGATACAATAAGGACCCTTCTTCTGGCTGGGGTCCTGTGGAGCTTGTGGCTGTGATTGCAGTTCCTGTGTTTCTCCTTTGTGTTATCCTTATTGTGGTGGTCTTGTTTCACTGTCATCACCGGGTTTATCACAACCGCCAGAGGCTTGACCTTGAGGATCCATCATGTGAAATGTATCTGGCAAAAGACAAAACTCTACCAGACCTGGTGTACGATCTGTCCACATCAGGTTCAGGCTCAGGTAACCATTTCATTTGTCGCTCTGTATTCCATAGCACATTGGAGACTTCTGTATATATTTACTGTGGTGGGTTGTATAATCTTCCACGTTTCTTTCTCTCCCTTGGTGAAAGATGATTGGTGGCAACAGCTTTTGTTGTTGAGTTACAGAGAGCTTCTTAACTAGAGCAGCAACCAGTTGTTTTACTGGATAACATAGGgtgtgtgtaaaatgtatatatttaatgttcttgTTCAGTGTGAAGGGTTGGAGTTGTATGATGCAGCTGATCAGTAGATGTGGTTGAATATATTGTTGTTGAGGGGgtgattttatataatttggCATTTGAAATTGCATATATAAACTATGTTCTACATATCGGGCATTTTTCCCAAGTTTAATAAAagcattctgtgttttttttattttttttgttttttttttaatacagggcTACCACTTTTTGTACAGCGAACAGTGGCAAGAACAATTGTACTGCAGGAAATCATTGGGAAGGGGCGTTTTGGAGAAGTATGGCGGGGTAAATGGCGTGGAGGCGATGTAGCAGTCAAGATCTTTTCCTCCAGGGAAGAGCGATCGTGGTTCAGAGAAGCAGAAATCTACCAAACCGTCATGCTGCGGCATGAGAATATCCTTGGATTTATCGCTGCAGACAACAAAGGTAGCCCCTCTAAAATTCTATTGATATGTAGAATGCTTAGCCTAAGCAGTTACCCAATATAATGAAGCAAAAGAAGACGTATATGTATCGGTATGCactcctttaaaataaagcctTGAATAGTTCCatgtattcttaaaaaaatttaGGAAACgtcttaaatgtttttcttaagctacatttttttattttttttcagacaatGGAACGTGGACACAACTTTGGCTCGTTTCAGACTATCATGAACATGGGTCGCTGTTTGACTATCTAAATCGATACACCGTTACCATTGAGGGAATGATTAAGCTTTCTCTGTCAGCTGCTAGTGGGCTCGCTCACCTCCACATGGAGATTGTTGGAACTCAGGGTAAGGCAGCAAATATTGTTtctcaattataaaaaaataataataaatcagctTTAGTTTATGGTCACCTTTCCCGCTAATGAAACAAGTTCTCATTTTtaatcatcttataatcaaataTTTACAGTTATGCGTGATCACCAAAATGAAgaacttttttctttccttcagGGAAGCCTGGCATTGCTCACCGTGATCTCAAATCCAAAAATATTCTGGTGAAGAAAAATGGCATGTGTGCAATTGCTGACTTGGGCCTTGCTGTTCGGCACAATTCACTCACCGACACCATTGACATTGCTCCAAATCAGAGGGTTGGGACAAAACGGTTAGTAGACTATTAAtcttttgtatgtgtgtgtatttattatattaaacccCTTTAGCCTACCTTATTCTGTTAAGGAAGTGGTACTTCAATGAATAAAATAGATATGCTTCTTCAAGAGTGTATTACacatcatttaaacatttaaagggccctAATGGTAAATATGTTGAGTGGTTATTAGCTATGCTACAATACATTGTGTTTACAATACTTTGTTTAGCTTAATgaccatatataccgtattggctcggatataggccgcccccgtatataggccgcaccctaaaagtttggtgcttttttaaagaaaaagtttttttctttaaaaaagcaccaataaacatgctgccactctgccctctccccccctcccgagatatgctgccattctgtcctccccccccccgagatatgctgccactctgcccccctccccctccccgagatatgctgccactctgccccccccccccaacttaccagagcagactcccgggtgtcttacggggccggagggggacatctatgcacatcgtgtatacaactcccggtgccggcactcagcggaagtgccggcacaggaagttgtatacgcgtattgcgtagatgtcttccgccggccctgcaagtcTGCCCTGGTTGCCAGTGAACATTTCCCCCTGTAGGTATTATAAATGTAAACTAGTGTTTTGTTTCCGCTATACAGATATATGGCTCCAGAAGTGTTGGATGAGACCATAAACATGAAACATTTTGACTCTTTCAAATGTGCTGATATTTATGCTCTTGGTTTGGTTTACTGGGAAGTAGCTCGTAGATGCAGTACTGGAGgtgagtttatttatttttggactgTACATGGTCAGTTCCGACTATTTGTCGATTGCAAGCTTGCAAAGAAAGCCCTATTTACATTgcgttatattacattttaaagcagaTTTCAAAGCACTATTACACTTAACTATAATAAATGCTCCTTCTGTAGCAGTATGTCTTATGTATGTTCATATTAAAGaaccctgctcttgtgagcttacagtctataaCCTTGTGCATCCATTCATCTCTTCCCACATGGGTcctaaatataatgtataaggtACTATATTTCTAACTTAAACCCACATTAAATTCATAGTGATGTTTGTACCTTTGAAAAATACTATTGTCCTTTTTGAAGGAAGTAAGGATTACTCATCCATGTTACGTCTTTTAGAGAAACAAGGCAGAAAAATAGCACTGTGTTGCCCTCCATGAGCTTTGGAAAAATAATCTACTCAAAAGTGGAGCTTGTTGGGCAACATACCTGCCAGACTGCATTCTGCATTAAGAACTTCCCACCAGTGGTCAGGCATTGCTGGTTGCAGTGTCATGATTTGGATACTTTGCGATATCAGGCCCATAATGTTTGCCAATGTTGAAAGGACGATGACAAGAATGTCGGGCCATCTGTCAGCTAAGGCACACAGAGTTCTGCAGTAAGACAAtctgaaacacacaaacaagTCTGCATCAGCATGGTTGAAGTTGAGACttaaaacacacagaaatgTTGTAGCGGGACCTGAAGCAAGGCTTGAAAAAACATAATTGTCTCTACGTTCTGCATGAAGGAGAAGACCAAAATTACTTCCTTTCGCAATAACTACAAGAAGTATTTGTAGTTATTGCTACTAAAGGTGGCATAACCTTGTGTGTTTAAGAGAACAATGACTTTTCACACTGAGGCATGATGATCTATTCTTTAATAGGTTTATTACTTTCAGGTTGAAGatctaaaaatatacaaaaatgtagaaaatcagaaggaattttttttttcctcttttctccagATATGCAGTTtccaatatatattgtatttctgtttttagGTTTCCATGAAGAGTATCAGCTTCCCTATTATGACCTTGTACCTTCAGATCCATCTATTGAGGAGATGAGAAAAGTAGTATGTGACCAGAAGTTGCGGCCTAACATACCCAATTGGTGGCAAAGTTATGAGGTGAGATATAAAATACTCTAACTTCACTAGTTCATTTGAATGGATTGTTGGCTCCATCGGAAACACATTttagtagtaaatgtttttattcagaGTTTCTAGTTCATGACTTCATAAGTGGCGATATCATTGAAGCAATCGGTGAACTGGTCCAGCCAGCCGTGGCAGTAAAGCAATGTCTAAAACTGCCgcagaaatacttttttttttttttgtagataagCTCCACAGTGTTGATGCTAAAAGTCTAGGTTACAAACTGTTTTGTTTCTTGCACAGGCACTTCGAGTAATGGGAAAGATGATGAGGGAGTGCTGGTACGCTAACGGGGCAGCCCGGTTGACGGCGTTGCGCATCAAAAAAACACTGTCGCAACTTAGCATACAGGAAGACGTGAAGATCTGAAACCTCCAACAACGCCCCTGAGAAAATgtggaaacaagaaaaaaaaaaatcatacaagcTGCCATGATGTAGTACATAAGTATGAGGCCTACCTCAAAGTTTCTTCCCAGACAACTGCCAGTTGAACAATGGGGCCTTTTTTGGCCAAAATGGAAGAGAACAGCACACTTAAAATTAATTCTAGGTTTGGGTGTgaaacaaaaacctttttttttttttttctttttctatttcttttcttCCTAAGAGCATGATGATATTAAATTCAGGTGATTGCCGCATTGCCTGACTTTCGTTCTACCAACGAAAATCTCACAGTGGCACCCCTTTCGTGAGCATAGGGTAAAATCCACTTCATCTAACTTGTTTGTTCTAAATAATAGTTCAGGGTAATTGCCCAGTGCGCCAGACCATGCTCATTTACTTAACTGGTTCAGGTTTTAGTGAGCAAGCTGAGGTTTCTCATGGACTTACCCTACTCATAGACAAGGACACTCTCCTTTCAAAGCGTCACGAAATTGCTCTTCAGGTTTTGTACAAAAGCGACACTGGAGCTcgaaaggaagaaaaagcaaCACGCTCCTCGTAGAGCCGCGTCCATGCATGTGCAGGGGTGTGTGTGTAGCTATTTTTGACCTGTGTTTTGTAGGTGCACACGTGTACATGTGAGCTTGTCTGCATGCGCTAATATAAAAGCTCCACTTTTTTGAGGTGTTGGTGTGTAGGTCACCCCAGTGACACTTCATTTAAAGTTTGCATACAGGGCCACTTGTCACCTAGTTTTTTGCAGCACACACCTTTTTTGAGCTTATTTGAACATAACACTTACCACCCGCTTTCCAGGAAGAGGAGATTCGTGCTGGTGAGATCTATTGGCAATAGAAAACTTTCAATAAGGACCCTCAGCTTGTGCTGTCCAAGAGGATGAGAAGTGAGGAGGACAACCTGCAAAAATCCATCATCATTTGTAAATGAATCTCAGGTGTCAAGCATTTGCCAACAGCAGGGATTTTAGATGTTTGTGCTCATTAAACAGACTGGTATGGGGAA
This sequence is a window from Spea bombifrons isolate aSpeBom1 chromosome 2, aSpeBom1.2.pri, whole genome shotgun sequence. Protein-coding genes within it:
- the ACVR1B gene encoding activin receptor type-1B; translated protein: MAELPAFLLFTVTFLVVGDVANVADAIRCLCSNCIKTNYTCETDGACMVSTTNINGEKHHMRGCISLADLVPAGKPFYCLSSEDIRNTHCCHTDFCNNIDVVVPSGYNKDPSSGWGPVELVAVIAVPVFLLCVILIVVVLFHCHHRVYHNRQRLDLEDPSCEMYLAKDKTLPDLVYDLSTSGSGSGLPLFVQRTVARTIVLQEIIGKGRFGEVWRGKWRGGDVAVKIFSSREERSWFREAEIYQTVMLRHENILGFIAADNKDNGTWTQLWLVSDYHEHGSLFDYLNRYTVTIEGMIKLSLSAASGLAHLHMEIVGTQGKPGIAHRDLKSKNILVKKNGMCAIADLGLAVRHNSLTDTIDIAPNQRVGTKRYMAPEVLDETINMKHFDSFKCADIYALGLVYWEVARRCSTGGFHEEYQLPYYDLVPSDPSIEEMRKVVCDQKLRPNIPNWWQSYEALRVMGKMMRECWYANGAARLTALRIKKTLSQLSIQEDVKI